A window of Epinephelus lanceolatus isolate andai-2023 chromosome 3, ASM4190304v1, whole genome shotgun sequence genomic DNA:
ACCACACATTGATATAAACATAGAAATAAACACACCCAAGCAGTTTTGCATGAAGCTGTGACGCTATTCTGTTTCTCTCCCATCGGCTTTTACAGGCATTATCTAGATTTGATTTATTCCCTGGGCCTGCGCTGAttgttttctatttacaaaAGTGACTGCACAAAGAAGCTTTGCCTCAAAAAATCCTGCACAGACCACTAAATCAAACCTACCAATTAATTatgaaggagagagggggagagggagggagggacacaGCAATTAATTATGCaagtgagagaaaaagagagagatggagggagaagtATGGCAGCAAATGAGTCAGGATACACAGACACTAGTGGAAAAGTTATTACATCAAACACAGTTTGTGATCAACACAAAGTTTGGACTAGTTCTCAACACAACTTAAGAACAATCTCACAACTTCAAACAAAACGTTCTGCTTGTAAAACACATTGACAATACACACAAACTATGACATATCAAGAAAACAGGAACCAAAAAACTATTGGACCTCCGCTTAGCTGGACAGACTTATTATGATATTCCATGAATCATTTCAGTCATTCTTCATGCAGAATTGTCAAACATTTCCTTGTTCCAGCTGCTTGGACACTTTGCTGCGtctctctgttttatatcactgCACATCTTGGGgatattttatagacaaaaagcttaataaattaatcaaaaacatgtaatctgcagattaatccGTGATGATGAGTTGGGCTTTGTGATTGTTATAAAATACAATTGAAAAGAATCTTGAGAGGTTTACTCTGAGATGTCTGGAGTGCCCAACCCATACTGGATTTTTGATGTTGATACCAATATTGATATTTGAGAGTTACAAAACCCTGATAATGATAAATCAGCtggtatcatcatcatcatcaatatcAAAAGCTGGGTTTTATCACAGTAGCTGGTTGTGGTGGAGCTCATAGTGATTTattaactaatgattattttttataatggattaatccgctgattattttcttcattaattgattgattgtaaAAAAGAAATTGAGAACTGGGGGGCCAGGTAGCTCAGTGGGCAGAGCTGGTATATCCTTGACACAGTGGCAGCAGGTTCGCTTCTAGCCTGTGGCCATTTGCTACATGTcatcctccctccctgcctttcacacttaacactgtcctatcaaataaaggcaaaagcccaaaaaataatcttaaaataaaGGTAAGAATATTAAGAAATGCTGTCACAATTACCCAGAGCACAAAGTTACGCCTTCATTTTGTCCCATCAACGGTCAAAACCTTAACATTATTACAATTATATTAGTTATTACAagtattaaaatgaaaagaagcaAAACTTCACATTTGAGCAGCTGGAACTTTTAAACgttttcacagtaaaatttACTTCATTACAATCAAAATAGTTAACTAAACTAAGTCATCAACTAATTGATTGATCGACTAATTGTTTTAGCTGGACGTGTATAAATTGCTGAatagtttttttaaaacaatcttTTTTATTGAGTTTTTAAACAACAAACTTGAACAGTAACatttcaacaaagaaaaaagtatGATATCCCCAACCCTGgtgagaagaaaataaataaataaaatactactactactaatagtacataaataaataaaataagtaataacATAAAATTATAATGACAGCAGTGCATAATTTGCAAAAAGCTTCAAATTATTCAAACTCAACTGTTGGCTAGTTTAATCTATAACAAATCATCATATTCTAAAAGTATGTTTTGTATGCAAAAATcttaaagtaactaaagctgtcagatcaATGAAGTGGGGCAAAAACTTCAACATTTCCCTTTGAGCTGTCggggagtagaagtataaagttgcaTGAGATGGAAAGAGTCAAGTGAAGTAGAAGTACCTAAAATGTCTATTTTAGAAcagtacctgagtaaatgtacttagttacattccaccacaaTGACACCTGACAGTCTCAATAACAAACCTCACCTTCACCTAACCCATGTTCCAAACATTAGCTGCTGCGGTTATATTCAGAATTCACTGCACTGGGCAAAAACTAGAGTCTAACAAAACTGTCATGAATAACTGATATCAGCTGACTTTGACTACAAGATACTCAGTGGTCTTAAAATTCACAGAACTTGTAAGTGGGTTAACTCGATAGATTTGTGTTTACCATATAGGCTTCTAGATAGTGGGTGTCTCTCCCCAAACTGACTTGAGATGGCGCTGTTGACCACAGTACAACAACACATGACCGTTCAATATGTAAATGGTAGGTGCCTGTGATGGCatactaaactttatttatttattttttaaaataaaatatgacatttggatgactttttaaatgtatcaGAGTTTCACGAGTCAGAGGTATAAGCCAGTGTCTCAGAGCTTCACATCCAgtctgttgctgtgttgctctTAAAAAAACTAGACGGCTCGGTGGCTGTTTTCTCAAGTGATCTTTCAAGCTGCTGTCTTCACTAACAAAGGATATGAAGAGAGGGAAAACCTATTCACAATTAAGGAACTAAGGACGCAGCAGCCAACTCTAACGTGTAAAACAATGTGTACGGGTAACTGTTCAAAATTAAACCTAACAGAATATCAATTTTTAGGTGTTAAGATGCCATCATCAGACACAGATACATAAAAATTAGGAGTGGCAAGGTAAGATGGTAAGATTGGTGATCGGTATCAAATCAGATGATTCTCACATTAATTCAGGGTTAAGTATCAATTTAAAATCAGATTGAGACCTGCATAAAAGTTACCTTATTCTGTAGTTATTCTGTTTGTGGTTGCACAAAGCAGCTTGTTTTAACACTGCTAATCCAGTACTCCAGTTTCTATTAATTACATGACAGTTTAGTACATATGCTTATTAAATACGTACATATGTATATTATGTTGGATGTATGACATTTCTTTTACACTGTTGGACTGTCAATCATTGTCAGCTAACAAGGAatgttcttctctctctctcttattaatcttcctcatcctcatcctcttcGTACTCTTccttttcatcatcatcatcctctcctGATTGAGGGACCCACAGTCCAGAGTCAATACACCTCCTAAGGTGGTACTTTCCTTCCTgtagagagaaacacagagacacctACTGAAGACACAGAAcgaataaaacaaacagatacATGTTTTTGTAAATTAAAGCCACTTTCTGGCCTtctttatgttgttttattgATAAGAAGTTGCTATTTTAGGGGGtttcaaacacactcacctcaGGGTCAAGTTTGCTGATAGCTTCCTGCAGCATTTGAATGTTCTTCTCATCAAAGCTTTTTTGTATTTCctacaatacaaaacaaaaatgtcttaCATGGACCAATGAACATATTGTACCAAACAGACAACTGATGTCTCAGCACTGAAACTGAGTGAGTTTAGTTGGGGAAATACTTTCATGGTCACATTTGAAAACTTAATGTAAACCCTGAAATCTATAACTTCATATTCATGTTTCAGTGCCCAGTACAATTCTACTGATTTTCGACTTAACTTCATTATCTAATAATAATTATCTTAACGTCACAAAGAGAGGCTGAAAGATTACATGTGTAATCTCAAGACAAGTAGATAATGCTATTTACCTTGCACACAGAGAGCTCATGCCTGACCAGCGGAGTCCATTCCACTGAGCTGTGTATTGACTTCTCTGATTATCCAAATGGCAACATGCTTCATATCAATAGACTGCGCAAACACAAGCCTCAAAGTCTACAAACAACGATTTGGAAATCTGTGGAAAGAATGCAGTCTCCCCGCTGACTACACGGCCGTCagtgtaaaaaatgaaataaaaatgaatgacagCATAGCTCGTAGCCATAAAGCTAACTTGTATGGGCCGATCTGCAGTATTGACTTTTGGCTTGCAGCTTCAGCCGCTACAGCAAAACAAGGTGGTCACTGTCCCGGGGGATGTAGAGCAGGGAAACAGACACGTTTTGTTGCATTGTAAGGTTATATCAAATATCATTGGTGTAAATTCAGAGTGTACATCCAGGTGTAGAAAACTTCCTATTTTCTAAACAAGGCTTGTTAGATCTCACCAACCAGGATTTATTGATTGGGTTATTTTGAGACCCTTTATTTATTGAATTAGCTTATAATTATGCAGTTGTCTGAAAATATAGTGCTCTCTTGCCTGTTTGAGGAGATTTATTGTGATCTGCTGCACTGACACTCAAAACACGTAACAAGACTGCAGAAGTTAGCTGAAAAGTTGACTCTAACCTGCCAAATATAAAGCTGAATTACACCTGCTGTGGCTGTGAATAAATGTGTTCTAATGTCTGAAGAAAGTGAGTGTTTATAATGAACTGATTTCATTTCTATATTTGACTAAATTGATGAAATAAGACACATGTTAGTTTGCAAATTGTATTGACATTACAACTATTGACAACTGGGGTTAAAAGTAACCCTGATACATTCCTGTGCTGCAGaggaagaagtcaccaaacttCTCTTCAAAATCTGACAATCTAATGAAACCTGGCTCAGGACAAGAAGTAAATACTTTGTAAAACACTGTCTTCAATCCAACCTTTATCATTCTGTATATCAGCATTAAAACTAATGAACCTCGTTTCAGTTATTTCAAGAAGAGTCCATCCTCTGAAGACCTGTTTGACAACGCTCTTGTTCACAGCTAGTTTGTTGCCCTCTGTTAATAGTTCGTTAttccacatgcaaacaaacattGGCTGACTACTCTGACCTCTCTCTTCCCTGAAATACGCAGAACTCTGTGTAtgcttgcgtgtgtgtgtgaatggttcaCCTTTGGCAGTGATGCATAAACCTCCACAGGGTCTAAACCACCTGGGCCTagtctcttcttcctctcttcttcctctagTTCCTTCATAGTGCTCTCCATACGCATCTGCGCACAGCTGCGGATCCGCTCCTTCAGCAACTGCAACTCATGGTCAAACGCGTCTTGGTACGGCTTGTCTGCAGTCTGACATGGACACAAAACACTTAAATGGCCATACACCAACTCAAATAACTTTCTCTGTGGAAAGTGACTACATATACAAACAGGCAGAGAGCATGTTGGGTTTattgaccttgatctttgaaaAGAATTGTCTGAAGCAGCCTCTTGGGTCGACCTTAAGCGTCCGAGCCAAGTCCAGGATAAACTGCATGACGATGGCCTGGTGGGCCACTTGCTCCATGAGTGCGTGTTTCTACAATAACATGGAGAATTTACAAGGCTTGACCTAGCTAGATTTTTTGGTTACCTGGAACATGTATGCACACTTTTCTCACAACACTCACCTCATCTATCTCAAAGTCAATACAGATGACAACAAGGTAATTAGCCGTCTCTTCACACACCAGATGTGGGTTGTCTGACAGATACTTCTGACTGTCATCCCAGCGCCGCATCATACCtggcgcacacacaaacaagtccAGCATAATGTTAATTCAAATTGAGCTCCAGggattgtgtttttaatgcaggAAGTCAAATATGATCTGCATTTAAGTGATCATAAGAACGCTGTGGTGTGATGACTAAAAGCCTTATATACATGGGACTAGAATCACCTGGGGACCTTATGTGATTTAGAAATTTAATTAAAGgcagaaagtgtttttttgttttggtttgttttttacaaaacgaggatgcttcacacacatctttaaccCACCATCACAAAAGATCTACAATATAACTACAGCTTCAAAGTGGGCACCCAAGATAagcgtcaccaattcagtatctcatACTGAGATATGGCATTGAGTGTCAGCCAGAAATGATTATGATATCACTTTGAAGTTTACCTTTAACCTTTTCGATATAAAATGGtatcactttatcattttatccttgTAAACATTTGTGGGAAAGTATGCTTATGTCATAAATAGTgcatgaatttatttttttatttagtgtgtttgaacaacaacatgaaagagtagagatgaagagaggaatAGCGTGAGGGAGCAGGAAGgcaaagacaacaaacacactcagtcaCATCAAGACTAAAGCATACCAAAGTGTCTGATTTCCTTTGCGTACTTCTCCACAAAGGTCATGTGCTTCTTCAACTTCTCCTGCTCGGTTTCCTCCTTTGGAACAGGCTTGATGTTGAGTACACTCTAGCAAACaagataaatagataaatcagGATACAGATGAGTCACACTAAATCTTGCAAATCTTGTGACCCTGATGTGATGCCTTACCTTGCTGAAACCTTCTTTGCTGATAGTGTCAACATTCCAGGCTTGTTTCTTTCCCTCTCGCTGGTGTTCTTCGATCATTTTCTCGAACGATTTTACATCTTTCTTCAGTTTTCTCACCTCGGCCTGGACTTTCTTTAGCTCAGCCTCTCTTTCCTCATCCTGCTCTCCATCTGTCCTTTTTTCTTCCAACTCTTTAAGGCGTCCCTGGGCTTCCTCTAATAGCGTCTTGCATTCTGATATGTTACACTCCAGATCTTCCCCTCTCTGCTGAAACTCAGCCATTCTCTCCAGCCGGGCCTGTAGTGGCAGGCCAGAGTGGATCAAAGTTAagataaatgaaaaagaaacaaaagacacaGATGGTTGGAGTTGAGGAGAGGGTAAATGGAATCAGGTGGAGAGAAGTGGCTAAAAGGTAAAGTTAGAAGAAAACTATAACACagacatataaaacaaaaatgtgcatgACTGACATAAAACAGTCTGAACATGCCTGAGATCTAATTAACAAGGAGCTATGACGAATCAGTGCCTAATGTGGGAGAAGGGTCTCAAATCTAAAATATCTTGGAAAATATTAGACGGAATTATTATGCCTGTTGCTTTCTCtgcaaataaatatattaaggGCATGAATCAGAATGATTTCTCCAGCCTCATCTCAACTAAAACATACAATGGCAAAATTTGAGGTTCTGTCAGTATCAATGACACCAGTGTACCAGCCTATAACATTTCAAACACATAGGCCAGAGCTATTTTTGTAGCTTTCCCACATAAAGTAAGCTCTGATTCCTAACAAATATTAGATTAAAGATTAAAGAAATACTGGGAGTGATAAAAAACAAGGGAAACCGGGGAGATGCTTGAGACTACAAGTCACTTTCAACTAGCTAGTCATGTGACACCAACTAagctcattatttatacagaACCAGAGCCATACAAACGGAGGTTGACCAATGCAATCGGGAGCCACGTTAGTTCTGTAATTACTCTAATTTCTAGCGACTTGGGATTTCACGCTGCACAATTTGATGTCTATTTTGGGCATTTGGGTTGAGACGCCCTAAGAgattgcaagataaatgtgtgGGGTCTTGAGACAATTAGCAAAAtaggagaaaagaaagaaaatgcatGTACTGTCTGTACTGTTTCTAGAGTCTAACTGATGCTTGACTTTTGACGCTCAATATCtcagggtttaaaaaaaaaattgtatgaTACATCggcaaatattcatttttaactAAAAACTTAAGGCTTGGTTGTTGTGATATGGATGCAGGAAGAttttaatgttgaaaaatgaactTGTCAGTTGTCTGATTTACAAACTGATGGCAACACAGATCATTTTGATAATCTTAACTTATCTACATAATCTCAGCTTTATCCAGAGCTTTTTACTGCGTCTCAGACTGTATGTCTGAGAGATGTGATGGAAAGCTCTGGAAAAGGCCTAGACGAAGGCCTTGTGATGTGGCTGTAAGCTCTGGAAAGAAGCTAGTAAGTGGTTTTTCCAGGGTTGAGCGTGAACCTTTGCACTCTAACTCAAAACCAAATGGTAATAgggtagggctgcaactaacgattatttttattgttgacTAATCTGACGATTATTTCtgcgattagtcgactaatcattttattgaaaaatgtgttaaaatgttgaaaaatgtcagtctgtctctcccaaaccccaaaattatgacatctaatgtcttgtttcgtactcatgccaaagggttttagttaactatcatgggagagtgtgtaaagctgccaatatttgaacataagaagctgcaataggagtattttggggtatttttatagtacttttctgggaaaaatgactcaaatttAGACGACTACTAAAGTAGTCaccgattagtcatcgattccTACACATAAAGTTTGGACAATGTTGATAGCTGTTAGCAAACACTGTAATCACATAGATGtggtcacattttttttctggtgttttCTTTGGCTTTCTCTTGATTTTACAACTATTAATTTATGGCTTACACACTTAATTTTGCCTGTTTTCATACAGCCTAATGCGTACAGTGTCTCTTCCTTCACcatctttttttacttttcttctcACTTTTAATTCCTTTGtccttgttgtttttaaaaaggtgcTAACGGCTACATAAAGTTTACTAGCTAGTTTTTAGCTAGCAGACCCTTTAGCGTCACACAATCTGACGGGTCACAGATTTCTGTGTAACACCTGTTGGTCACCTCGCCGTCTATATGGCTACCTCTGGTTATCATTTACTAAGTTAACTCACTTCTACTGGTCAAACTAACCAGGTATACGACTCCAAAGTTCACGGCTACCACAAGTTTCTCTGCTGACCCGGTGTCTCATTCTGAACAAGCTCGGTGTGTCCACGAACGGACTGGTAACGTCTTCATCATCCGACACATAGATGTGGTCCCAGGCGCTGTAGTCGATGCCCGCTCCGGTGCTCATATTCACGGCTCCTTCTGCCCCCCCTATCCTCGGGTTTTCCGTTTCAGCTACAGGAGAAGGAGACAGCGGATTCAACAGGGGCACTGTACTGACAAGACGGCAGCAAACAAGACGGACATTGACAGTTTATAATCCTCTTAACGGCACAGGCAGCCACAAGCCGTTTACAGATATCCCCTCTTTAGCGGCAGCTCCGCGCGCCCGGAATCCAATCAGTAGACGTCATCATGAAGCGTGCCAGTCGGGTTGTTCATATCGATCAATCAGCATCTATTAGCTGCaattataatgacaaaaacattaataatttgcagtagtggaatgtaactaagcaCATTTATCGAGCACTGTGCCTAAGTAGGcttgtacatttgtttttggaTACTTGTAGGCCACTTTACTAATTCTATTTTCTGCTCTACTAACGTTacattgcagagaaaaatgCTGCATGTTTACTCCACTATGTTATTTGATAGCTTTAGTGGGCCACTTATTATTTTACTGATTCAGATTattgaaacaaaatatttttaatattatggTGTGCTACCCAATAGGCTGGGTATTTTAACCTGTAATACACCTTATATATAAAGGGTATATGAAGTTGCCTAGTTAAAAGTAATAAACACATGACCACACTAGTAAGTAGGGGAGAGCGGGGTACAAGCTAACACAGTTTAGTTTGGGCTGAATGTTATTAAAACTGTgtgagatttttatttttttattttttttattctaacaACATGCACATCTCTGCTACAAAGAAACAGTTGCTGTCTTTTTCCCTAGAGCTTACCTTTCTTCTACAATTGCACTAAGATGTGGTGGAAGTGAAATGTTTTAACATACCCCAAGGGTGGGGTGAACTGTAACAGGCAGAGGGTTAATTGTAACACTTGCTGGAAAAGTCTGTTTAACACAATTAATTCAATAAAATTCTATCTATATACTGTAGGTCTCCATCTACATCTGGGAAAGGATAGGTATCTATCCATCTGTGTCCAGTGGTTGGACTGATAGATGTACTGTACATGGAATGGGCAACCTTGAtccacatgtcaaaatgtaagtattgaatattttaattttgacaaGACTGTGACACTATGTCAATAAGGTAGCGTacacattaaaaatacaaagtataTCTCATTAAATCAAGGATGTGAAAATGTGCTATAGGAGGCTTAGtattaccactgtgttacaacTAACCCCATGGGGTGGAAATTTCCCCTGCTGGGAGTTGGTTACATAGTTCAAAATGGTGCTGTGTTTAAGGCAATGAGACAGTTGTTAAGAAGATATATGATTGGATTCTGTGTAATCGAAAAACAAGTATGACAATGAAATGTACTTATGTCAGCTGAAAACACTCTTTGTTAGTGAACCCAGCTGAAGCACGTCCCATCTCTGTGGAATTTTGCGGGTCACTGTTTGGTGGTAGGTCAACTGGTTGAAGGCGTGAAAGGATCGACCCTGTGTAACCACATAAAAAGTCCATGTTACCATTTACCCTGTGTTGTGCCCCGCGCTCCCCTACAATCCAATAATGTAATaaacattattctgaaatgggccattctgcataacctattcttacttttattattttaagatgCCTATATTTGTACTTATACCTGAGTAAGATTTTGAttgcaggactttaacttgtaacagtatttctacactgtagtaTTGCTACTGTTATCAAAGTGAAAGATCTGActgcttcttccaccactgataaTATGATACTGTAGTAAGTCTTTCTTGAATTGACCAGGTGTACAGTGTCAATCTTTTTTATATCTTGTAAATGATATATATCCTACTACCTACTACATAAACACACCTTtcaatgtattttttgtcttttgtcctccagtgtgtaggtgtgtgttttgtagGGAAGATATTCTTGtttgtgctgtgtttgtgtttgttttgtctgttttgttcaTAGTTTAACAAAAAGAGAatagcaaaacatatttgatataataattatttaacatctttttttttttttttttaacaacatttattttatttatcttgaaCAGTGTGTGCCTGATCATCTGTAGGATGTAAAACAACATTTAGGGCTACATGTATATCTTTGAGAAATTTCAATCTAGGCAAGTATTCTCCACGCATGATTAATGTGTGGAGAATTCAGTTTTTACTGGGTATTTAAACACATTGTTATAATGTAACTGCTATAGTTCATTCAGCCCAATATT
This region includes:
- the LOC117255485 gene encoding hsp90 co-chaperone Cdc37 isoform X2 — its product is MAEFQQRGEDLECNISECKTLLEEAQGRLKELEEKRTDGEQDEEREAELKKVQAEVRKLKKDVKSFEKMIEEHQREGKKQAWNVDTISKEGFSKSVLNIKPVPKEETEQEKLKKHMTFVEKYAKEIRHFGMMRRWDDSQKYLSDNPHLVCEETANYLVVICIDFEIDEKHALMEQVAHQAIVMQFILDLARTLKVDPRGCFRQFFSKIKTADKPYQDAFDHELQLLKERIRSCAQMRMESTMKELEEEERKKRLGPGGLDPVEVYASLPKEIQKSFDEKNIQMLQEAISKLDPEEGKYHLRRCIDSGLWVPQSGEDDDDEKEEYEEDEDEED
- the LOC117255485 gene encoding hsp90 co-chaperone Cdc37 isoform X1; the encoded protein is MSTGAGIDYSAWDHIYVSDDEDVTSPFVDTPSLFRMRHRARLERMAEFQQRGEDLECNISECKTLLEEAQGRLKELEEKRTDGEQDEEREAELKKVQAEVRKLKKDVKSFEKMIEEHQREGKKQAWNVDTISKEGFSKSVLNIKPVPKEETEQEKLKKHMTFVEKYAKEIRHFGMMRRWDDSQKYLSDNPHLVCEETANYLVVICIDFEIDEKHALMEQVAHQAIVMQFILDLARTLKVDPRGCFRQFFSKIKTADKPYQDAFDHELQLLKERIRSCAQMRMESTMKELEEEERKKRLGPGGLDPVEVYASLPKEIQKSFDEKNIQMLQEAISKLDPEEGKYHLRRCIDSGLWVPQSGEDDDDEKEEYEEDEDEED